From Bifidobacterium sp. ESL0790, one genomic window encodes:
- a CDS encoding HU family DNA-binding protein, whose protein sequence is MAYNKSDLVSKIAQKSNLTKAQAEAAVNAFQDVFVEAMQSGEGLKLTGLFSAERVRRAARTGRNPRTGETIKIPASYGVRISAGSLLKKAVASK, encoded by the coding sequence ATGGCATACAACAAGTCTGATCTCGTTTCGAAGATTGCACAGAAGTCCAACTTGACCAAGGCACAGGCAGAGGCCGCCGTCAACGCTTTCCAGGATGTGTTCGTCGAAGCAATGCAGTCCGGCGAAGGCCTGAAGCTGACCGGTCTCTTCTCCGCTGAGCGCGTTCGTCGTGCAGCCCGCACGGGCCGCAACCCCCGCACTGGTGAGACCATCAAGATCCCGGCATCCTACGGTGTCCGCATCTCGGCCGGCTCCTTGCTCAAGAAGGCCGTCGCCTCCAAGTAA
- a CDS encoding inositol monophosphatase family protein yields the protein MTTNLRVLALKVAQVAQDTGRHALQDQLNPHDLDVFSIPSTSMRLGSSIDKKLISFIENRISYIDPLDGMWRDRPEDARPGQRFWCVGSIDGAINFRRDMSEWTITISLFEFNEEGSAQPILGIVHAPALGLTYAAAKGQGAIRIRRTPIGEQRGKVMPSTTVSLTGSVVSFGMSHVPAESARAFRVLNEIAGKPADVKRVGPVSLDLCKVADGTYDAYFEPHLHRWDIPAVSAGTVVVREAQGGVCRWNGNPIHWRSENDIVASNGLILDELRPVLLANQA from the coding sequence ATGACCACGAACCTTCGAGTATTGGCCCTGAAAGTGGCGCAGGTGGCGCAGGACACGGGGCGTCACGCCCTGCAGGACCAGCTCAACCCGCACGACCTCGACGTCTTCTCGATCCCCTCCACCAGCATGCGCCTGGGCAGCTCCATCGACAAGAAACTCATCTCGTTCATCGAGAACCGTATCAGCTACATCGATCCGTTGGATGGGATGTGGCGCGACCGGCCCGAGGACGCCCGGCCGGGCCAGCGCTTCTGGTGTGTGGGCTCCATCGACGGGGCCATCAACTTCCGGCGCGACATGTCGGAGTGGACCATCACCATCTCCCTGTTCGAATTCAACGAGGAGGGTTCGGCCCAGCCAATCCTCGGCATTGTGCACGCCCCGGCGCTCGGACTCACCTATGCGGCGGCCAAGGGGCAGGGCGCCATCCGCATCCGGCGCACCCCGATTGGCGAGCAGCGCGGCAAGGTGATGCCCTCCACCACGGTGAGCCTGACCGGCTCGGTGGTGAGCTTCGGCATGTCCCACGTGCCGGCGGAGTCGGCGCGCGCCTTCAGGGTGTTGAACGAGATCGCCGGCAAACCCGCCGACGTCAAGCGCGTCGGGCCCGTCTCGCTCGACCTGTGCAAGGTGGCGGACGGCACCTACGACGCCTATTTCGAGCCGCACCTGCACCGTTGGGACATCCCCGCGGTCTCGGCCGGCACCGTGGTGGTGCGTGAGGCGCAGGGCGGCGTGTGCCGCTGGAACGGCAACCCGATCCACTGGCGCAGCGAGAACGACATCGTGGCGAGCAACGGGCTTATTCTGGACGAGTTGCGGCCGGTGTTGCTGGCCAACCAGGCGTAA
- a CDS encoding ubiquitin-like protein Pup, whose product MPQQFSQSHSRTETSSQEVRQGTPQPQKLDEADAQQDALDAVLDDISSTLESNAEQYVSSFVQKGGQ is encoded by the coding sequence ATGCCACAGCAATTCTCACAGTCACACAGCCGAACCGAGACCTCGAGCCAAGAGGTGCGGCAAGGCACGCCCCAGCCGCAGAAACTCGACGAGGCTGACGCCCAGCAGGACGCGCTCGACGCGGTGCTTGACGACATCTCCTCCACGCTGGAAAGCAACGCCGAGCAGTACGTCTCCAGCTTCGTGCAAAAAGGCGGCCAGTGA
- the dop gene encoding depupylase/deamidase Dop produces MSVRRMMGTETEYAVSTDDGKHYNPVELSFEVVSGAANDETWHIRWDYRQEDPLNDARGTRLPRASARPDMLTDEPQNQIVNVIAPNGGRVYVDHAHPEYSAPETMDPFAAVRYDHAGDRVMFEATQRVNERDGSHIVLHRNNVDGKGASWGTHENYMTLREVPFERLADLMTLHFVARQIFTGSGRVGLGERSERAGFQLSQRADYVHSRVGLQTTFDRPIVNARDESHVTGPWRRLHVIVGDANRMDVPQALKLGTTSMVLWLLEHAEEGGFDLDGLLYELRLVDSVDAMGRVSHDFTLATPLQLEHGGETTAWQIEVRLMTAVFSLAAAIYGTDSKGEPLWPDDETKRIMAMWRQALADVAAVRHAGDDERMTMREQGHRMEWLLKWQLMERLRRKLGTGWDDPRLAALDLSWAALDPARSVFAKLVSRTERLDGDSAESDAKVAEAMREPPEDTRAWVRAEIIRRFPEDVVAASWSHVTVRDGEGSTGSKGSVNTDNVADSSIGVTSARADATDAEGNRMAPAGHGLISLDISEAGKWSKAQCEQAFEESEQRGETAAQTLARLAKL; encoded by the coding sequence ATGAGTGTGCGCAGGATGATGGGCACGGAGACGGAATACGCCGTCTCGACCGATGACGGAAAACATTACAACCCGGTCGAGCTCTCCTTCGAGGTCGTCAGCGGCGCGGCGAACGACGAGACCTGGCATATCCGCTGGGACTACCGCCAGGAGGACCCGCTCAACGACGCCCGCGGCACGCGCCTGCCCCGCGCCAGCGCCCGCCCCGACATGCTCACCGACGAGCCGCAGAACCAGATCGTCAACGTCATTGCCCCCAACGGCGGCCGCGTCTACGTCGACCACGCCCACCCCGAGTATTCCGCCCCCGAGACCATGGACCCCTTCGCCGCGGTGCGCTACGATCACGCCGGCGACCGCGTGATGTTCGAGGCGACCCAACGCGTCAACGAGCGCGACGGCTCCCATATCGTCCTGCACCGCAACAACGTGGACGGCAAGGGCGCCAGCTGGGGCACCCACGAGAACTACATGACCCTGCGCGAGGTGCCCTTCGAGCGCTTGGCCGACCTGATGACCCTGCACTTCGTGGCCCGCCAGATTTTCACCGGCTCCGGGCGTGTGGGGCTGGGGGAGCGCAGCGAGCGGGCTGGCTTCCAGCTGAGCCAACGCGCCGATTACGTGCATTCGCGCGTCGGGCTGCAGACCACCTTCGATCGGCCTATCGTCAACGCCCGCGACGAGTCGCATGTCACCGGGCCATGGCGGCGGCTGCACGTCATCGTCGGCGACGCCAACCGCATGGACGTGCCCCAAGCGCTGAAACTCGGCACGACCAGCATGGTGCTCTGGCTACTGGAGCACGCCGAAGAGGGCGGCTTCGACCTGGACGGCCTGTTATACGAGCTGCGTCTGGTCGATTCGGTCGACGCGATGGGCCGCGTCTCGCACGACTTCACCTTGGCCACGCCGCTGCAACTCGAGCATGGCGGCGAGACCACCGCCTGGCAGATCGAGGTGCGGCTGATGACCGCCGTCTTCTCGCTGGCCGCCGCGATATACGGCACCGACAGCAAGGGTGAGCCGCTGTGGCCGGACGACGAGACCAAGCGGATCATGGCGATGTGGCGTCAGGCGCTCGCGGATGTGGCCGCCGTGCGCCATGCCGGCGACGATGAGCGGATGACGATGCGTGAGCAGGGGCACCGCATGGAATGGCTGCTCAAATGGCAGTTGATGGAACGGCTGCGCCGCAAACTTGGCACCGGTTGGGACGATCCGCGCCTGGCCGCGCTCGACCTGAGCTGGGCCGCGCTCGATCCCGCGCGTTCGGTGTTCGCGAAACTGGTCTCACGCACCGAACGGCTTGATGGTGACTCGGCGGAAAGCGACGCCAAAGTGGCCGAAGCCATGCGCGAGCCGCCAGAGGATACACGTGCCTGGGTCCGCGCCGAGATCATCCGCCGCTTCCCGGAGGACGTGGTGGCGGCCTCATGGTCGCATGTCACCGTGCGCGATGGCGAGGGGTCGACGGGGTCGAAGGGCTCGGTAAATACTGATAACGTTGCGGATTCCAGTATTGGAGTGACTAGTGCCAGAGCTGACGCCACCGACGCCGAGGGCAACCGCATGGCCCCGGCTGGCCATGGCCTGATTTCCTTGGACATCTCGGAAGCTGGCAAGTGGAGCAAGGCCCAGTGCGAGCAGGCCTTCGAGGAATCCGAACAGCGTGGCGAGACCGCCGCGCAGACGTTGGCCCGGCTGGCGAAGCTGTAA
- the arc gene encoding proteasome ATPase: MQSERFSRKNEAQPRADTAQSRVDTATEERYAQENDALREKNHALAAALTRAGKELQKAKSQLGQLAGPPLTFATMVRVDSCRTDEEGVQHASAEVISGNRRIIVPVASDVPASRLAGGRTVLLNENMVLVEQRGLEISGKVRTVKQTLDDGRLMVADESGNVRLISCAGALANIQIDPSSRVLVDDAARVALEVLPGENANDLVLEQKPDATFADIGGLDEQIERIKDAVELPFLHRDLFKRYDLRPPKGVLLYGPPGNGKTLIAKAVANALSAGKSSDGVFLSVKGPELLNKYVGESERLIRLIFKRARARAAEGKPVIVFIDEMDSLLRTRGSGVSSDVETTIVPQFLSELDGVESLDNVMVIGASNRVDMIDPAVLRPGRLDVKIRVDRPNRDQARQIVLHYLTDDLPYQEGEDAGSLAIALVDDVYSTGEERHICDVCDEQGRFSRVMMADVICGAMLKNIVDKAKTKAVKDSLTQHHQVALGVDSVHDAVAAEFEETRDSVLDADPEQWSKINGIAGGHAVQIRPVE; this comes from the coding sequence GTGCAATCCGAACGTTTCTCACGTAAGAATGAAGCACAACCCAGAGCCGACACCGCGCAGTCCAGAGTCGATACCGCGACGGAGGAGCGCTATGCCCAGGAGAACGACGCCCTGCGCGAGAAGAACCACGCGCTCGCCGCGGCCCTGACACGCGCCGGCAAGGAGCTGCAGAAGGCGAAGTCGCAGTTGGGCCAGCTGGCCGGGCCTCCCCTGACCTTCGCCACGATGGTGCGCGTGGACTCATGCCGCACCGACGAGGAAGGCGTGCAGCACGCCAGCGCCGAGGTCATCTCTGGCAACCGCCGCATCATCGTCCCCGTCGCCTCCGACGTGCCCGCCTCGCGCCTGGCCGGCGGCCGCACGGTGCTGTTGAACGAGAACATGGTGCTGGTGGAGCAGCGGGGCCTCGAGATCTCGGGCAAGGTGCGCACGGTCAAGCAGACGCTCGACGACGGGCGGCTCATGGTGGCCGACGAATCCGGCAACGTCAGGCTGATCTCTTGCGCCGGGGCGCTCGCCAACATCCAGATCGACCCGAGCTCGCGTGTGCTGGTGGACGACGCGGCCCGTGTGGCCCTGGAGGTGCTGCCCGGCGAGAACGCCAACGATCTGGTGCTCGAACAGAAGCCCGACGCCACCTTCGCCGACATCGGCGGCCTCGACGAGCAGATTGAGCGCATCAAGGACGCCGTGGAGCTGCCGTTCCTGCACCGCGACCTCTTCAAACGTTACGACTTGCGCCCACCCAAGGGCGTGCTGCTTTACGGTCCTCCGGGCAACGGCAAGACGCTGATCGCCAAGGCCGTGGCCAACGCGCTTTCGGCCGGAAAGTCCAGCGACGGCGTGTTCCTGTCGGTCAAGGGCCCGGAGCTTCTGAACAAGTACGTGGGCGAGTCCGAGCGCCTCATCCGCCTCATCTTCAAGCGCGCCCGCGCCCGTGCGGCCGAGGGCAAGCCGGTCATCGTCTTCATCGACGAGATGGACTCCCTGCTGCGCACGCGCGGCTCCGGCGTCTCCAGCGACGTGGAGACCACCATCGTCCCGCAGTTCCTCTCTGAGCTCGACGGCGTGGAGAGCCTCGACAACGTGATGGTCATCGGCGCCTCCAACCGCGTCGACATGATCGACCCGGCCGTGTTGCGCCCCGGCAGGCTCGACGTGAAGATCCGCGTTGACCGGCCGAACCGCGACCAGGCGCGGCAGATCGTGCTGCATTACCTGACCGACGACCTGCCCTACCAGGAAGGCGAGGATGCGGGCTCGCTGGCTATCGCTCTGGTCGACGACGTGTATAGCACTGGCGAGGAGCGTCATATCTGCGACGTGTGCGACGAGCAGGGGCGTTTCAGCCGGGTGATGATGGCCGACGTGATCTGCGGGGCGATGCTCAAGAACATCGTTGACAAGGCCAAGACCAAGGCCGTCAAGGACTCGCTGACCCAGCACCACCAGGTGGCGCTTGGCGTGGATTCCGTGCACGACGCGGTGGCCGCTGAGTTCGAGGAGACGCGCGATTCCGTGCTTGACGCCGACCCGGAGCAGTGGTCGAAGATCAATGGCATCGCGGGCGGCCACGCCGTGCAGATCCGGCCAGTGGAATAG
- a CDS encoding aldo/keto reductase: MKELEIAGRQVPAVGIGTWHMGSDAGKRDGEIAAIRAGIEAGARAVDTAEAYGTGDSEKLVGEALRPFDRGDIFLISKVRPENASKAVMEEHLDASLKRLGTDYLDLYLYHWRGSIPLAETVAELDRLREVGKIRSWGVSNFDTPDMQELVALPAGGNVAANEDLYNIEARGIEYDLLPWQRERHIPLIAYSPVGGLFNELKTSMLTDPTVREVAARHNVSAYELMIAWAVRDGNTLAIPQTSNAEHMRGNIAAADIELTADDLAALDKRYPVPTSHVSLAEN, from the coding sequence ATGAAGGAACTGGAAATCGCGGGGCGGCAGGTGCCGGCGGTCGGCATCGGCACATGGCACATGGGCAGCGACGCGGGCAAGCGTGACGGTGAGATCGCGGCCATCCGCGCGGGCATCGAGGCCGGCGCGCGTGCGGTCGACACCGCCGAGGCCTACGGCACCGGCGACTCGGAGAAGCTGGTGGGGGAGGCGCTGCGCCCGTTCGACCGCGGCGACATCTTCCTGATCTCCAAGGTACGCCCCGAGAACGCCTCCAAGGCTGTGATGGAAGAGCACCTCGACGCCAGCCTCAAGCGCCTCGGCACCGATTACCTCGACCTCTACCTCTATCACTGGCGCGGTTCCATCCCGCTCGCCGAGACGGTGGCTGAGCTGGACCGCCTGCGCGAGGTCGGCAAGATCCGCTCGTGGGGCGTCTCGAACTTCGACACCCCCGACATGCAGGAGCTGGTCGCGCTCCCGGCCGGCGGAAACGTGGCCGCCAACGAGGACCTCTACAACATCGAGGCGCGTGGCATCGAATACGATTTGCTGCCCTGGCAGCGCGAACGGCACATCCCGCTGATTGCCTACAGCCCCGTCGGCGGGCTCTTCAACGAGCTGAAGACGAGCATGCTCACCGATCCGACTGTGCGCGAGGTGGCCGCGCGCCACAACGTCTCCGCCTATGAGCTCATGATCGCGTGGGCCGTGCGCGACGGCAACACCCTCGCCATCCCGCAGACCTCCAACGCCGAGCACATGCGTGGCAACATCGCCGCCGCCGACATCGAGCTGACCGCCGACGACCTCGCCGCGCTCGACAAGCGCTACCCGGTCCCCACCAGTCACGTCTCCCTCGCCGAGAACTGA
- the fmt gene encoding methionyl-tRNA formyltransferase gives MLKVLFAGTPDVAVPALRELAGDTEHFEVVAVLTRPDAPKGRGRRLEPSPVKQAALELGIPVLESDPKEPSFVSELKASGAEAGAVVAYGKILRQNVLDALPMGWYNLHFSLLPQWRGAAPVQRAVWSGDTITGATVFKLTRGMDTGPILAQSTCEIGAHDTSGDILQRLAGDGSRLLAAALTAMASGEIVLQEQPQGAYEVAKKIGHDDAHVRFDIPVFAVDRQIRACTPEPGAWCMLHPQGAATGEDTNADDANDVNDSGDSSDAEPFHILQARPANADDPQALKGLKPGALSVTKKHVWVGTATAPLELEMVKAQGKKTMKAADWARGARLADDAFVD, from the coding sequence ATGTTGAAAGTGCTGTTTGCGGGGACTCCGGATGTCGCGGTGCCCGCCTTGCGCGAGCTTGCCGGCGACACCGAGCATTTCGAGGTCGTGGCGGTGCTCACCAGGCCGGACGCGCCGAAGGGCCGTGGCCGCAGGCTGGAGCCGAGTCCGGTGAAGCAGGCCGCGCTCGAATTGGGTATCCCCGTGCTCGAATCCGACCCGAAGGAGCCTTCGTTCGTCTCCGAGCTCAAGGCCAGCGGCGCGGAGGCCGGGGCCGTGGTGGCCTATGGCAAGATCCTGCGGCAGAACGTGCTCGACGCGCTGCCGATGGGCTGGTACAACCTGCATTTCTCGCTGCTTCCGCAGTGGCGTGGGGCCGCGCCGGTGCAGCGGGCCGTGTGGAGCGGCGACACCATCACGGGCGCGACAGTCTTCAAGCTCACCCGTGGCATGGATACCGGCCCGATTCTGGCGCAATCCACCTGCGAGATTGGCGCGCACGACACCTCCGGCGACATTCTCCAGCGCTTGGCGGGGGACGGCTCGCGCTTGCTCGCCGCGGCGCTGACGGCCATGGCCTCGGGCGAGATTGTCTTGCAGGAGCAGCCGCAGGGGGCCTATGAGGTCGCCAAGAAGATCGGGCACGATGACGCGCATGTTCGCTTCGATATCCCTGTTTTCGCCGTCGACCGGCAGATTCGTGCCTGCACGCCTGAACCCGGCGCGTGGTGCATGCTGCATCCGCAGGGTGCGGCCACTGGCGAGGATACAAATGCTGACGATGCCAATGATGTCAATGATTCCGGCGATTCCAGCGATGCCGAGCCGTTCCATATCCTCCAGGCGCGTCCGGCGAATGCCGATGACCCGCAGGCGCTGAAAGGCCTGAAACCGGGCGCTCTGAGCGTCACCAAGAAGCATGTGTGGGTGGGCACCGCCACCGCGCCACTCGAGCTCGAGATGGTGAAGGCGCAAGGCAAGAAGACGATGAAAGCCGCCGACTGGGCCCGTGGCGCGCGCCTCGCCGACGACGCGTTTGTCGACTGA
- a CDS encoding HAD family phosphatase: protein MKGWPGEPEMVYNQVMAAGEAQSATGKPIADVIFDFGNVLVNWDPEPVMLPRYSKELTEQFLDNDISGFYDASDAMDVGGTVKEAVEAVREKYGEPWASMLDYYCANFEDSLVGQVTGMRVLVNDLKATGIGVWGLSNWATELFPPADRQYSILRSLDGRVVSGYVGLRKPHKDIFEYALREFGIKAETSLFVDDKAMNIEGANAVGMRGVRFNDSTKLREVLRGLGVAIPDVKR from the coding sequence ATGAAGGGTTGGCCGGGAGAGCCGGAGATGGTCTACAACCAGGTGATGGCGGCGGGCGAGGCCCAGAGCGCCACGGGCAAGCCAATCGCCGACGTGATCTTCGACTTCGGCAACGTGCTGGTCAACTGGGACCCCGAGCCAGTGATGCTTCCGCGATATTCCAAGGAACTGACCGAGCAATTCCTCGACAACGACATCTCCGGATTCTACGACGCCAGCGACGCGATGGACGTCGGCGGCACCGTGAAGGAGGCGGTCGAGGCCGTCCGCGAGAAGTACGGCGAGCCGTGGGCCTCGATGCTCGACTATTACTGCGCCAACTTCGAGGATTCGCTGGTCGGCCAGGTCACCGGCATGCGTGTGCTGGTCAACGATCTCAAGGCCACGGGCATCGGCGTGTGGGGCCTCTCCAACTGGGCGACGGAGCTGTTCCCGCCGGCGGACCGGCAATACTCCATTTTGCGCTCGCTCGACGGCCGCGTGGTCTCCGGCTACGTCGGTCTGCGCAAGCCCCACAAGGACATCTTCGAGTACGCGCTGCGCGAGTTCGGCATCAAGGCCGAGACCAGCCTGTTCGTCGACGACAAGGCCATGAACATCGAGGGCGCGAACGCCGTGGGGATGCGCGGTGTGCGGTTCAATGATTCCACGAAATTACGGGAGGTGCTGCGCGGCCTGGGAGTGGCGATTCCCGACGTGAAGCGCTAA
- a CDS encoding primosomal protein N', whose amino-acid sequence MSEPQAEQLALAGLAPRKRRKRVTHAPATHDPVAQVVLDVQATHLGQTFDYLVDEKDDEAARPGVMVRVRFGGRRVNGIIWARVKESHAAASSLRYLERVVTPEVLVSASMRRDITAIAEAYGGTPANILRLAVPPRVARIDKEQQLAMGGSWQGSRGQVTIDAKAIAEGETRMLASYDNALALRDALKGGGFASFVADALPGAGRWARDLAWMAASSLDAGRAAVLVLPTMREVRDMARALQRLGLKPFRKTTATHGGFDGDFALLSAAMAPAERYRSYLAAASGQVRCVIGTRAAMYAPVEGPGLFAIVDDVAYQNADGMMPYAAARGVLRLRAKAHAGVFVAFCNARSAISEWEISEADGRAEGVWSAIGSTRNMSVSRDGRDGLTGSGKAHADTAIEDFSADDGPMTASNELAAGQTSDASTSMAAVVGAGASEPNCAWSPDENDAETGTQKTTDSNAAGHVADVRNPYGGADEPILETGETYPLRPVNNASVAGNSSVTNDNRGQSADNADDTGTNPALADQREFSIEPECRPKVCETPVSGFSVPVHPLPAVVGEERPWIRWLNRDELARLADPSIGARVPHIAVRILSEALERGPILFSIPQDGIAEVLSCARCHRQARCPRCTGPLQQIRGEEARCRWCGAPVGEWSCPQCHGTRMSVVRVGAAGTASELQRLFRNMPMVLSSPSQPGGVVEVVPSRPMIVIATPGAEPRVRAEDGRPGEYAAVAILDAWTSLYAPGVDARIDALTAWMRVAAMCAKRADGGQVLLIGETDPMIARALVDWDSRILAARELDERAETGLSPVYAVACVWGRRDAVTAALRNIGAMDGDWATLKVDADELPAVLGPVPIPQPRTMDARELEATQDRVKAVVRVPQTRRAELARRLHVEVARHVATRTPGELRFQLDPKDLT is encoded by the coding sequence ATGAGTGAACCGCAGGCCGAACAGCTGGCGCTCGCCGGGCTGGCCCCGCGCAAGCGCCGCAAACGGGTTACCCATGCCCCCGCGACGCACGATCCCGTGGCGCAGGTGGTTCTCGACGTGCAGGCGACCCATTTGGGGCAGACCTTCGATTACTTGGTCGACGAGAAGGATGACGAGGCCGCGCGGCCCGGGGTGATGGTGCGCGTACGTTTCGGCGGCCGGCGGGTCAACGGCATCATCTGGGCGCGTGTGAAGGAGAGCCACGCGGCCGCCTCGTCATTGCGATATTTGGAACGTGTGGTGACTCCCGAGGTGCTGGTGAGCGCCTCGATGCGTCGCGACATCACTGCGATCGCCGAGGCGTATGGCGGCACTCCGGCCAACATCCTGCGCCTGGCCGTGCCCCCGCGCGTCGCCCGCATCGACAAGGAGCAGCAACTGGCGATGGGCGGCTCATGGCAGGGCAGCCGCGGGCAGGTGACGATTGATGCCAAGGCGATCGCCGAGGGTGAGACGCGCATGCTCGCCAGCTACGACAACGCGCTGGCCTTGCGCGACGCCCTGAAAGGTGGGGGTTTCGCCTCGTTTGTCGCCGACGCTCTGCCCGGCGCGGGCCGATGGGCCCGTGATTTGGCGTGGATGGCGGCGAGCTCGCTGGACGCCGGCAGGGCGGCGGTGCTGGTGCTGCCGACCATGCGTGAGGTGCGAGATATGGCCAGGGCTCTGCAAAGGCTTGGTCTGAAGCCGTTCAGGAAAACCACCGCCACCCACGGTGGCTTCGACGGCGATTTCGCCTTGCTTTCGGCCGCGATGGCCCCGGCGGAACGGTATCGCTCGTATCTGGCGGCGGCGAGCGGGCAGGTGCGCTGCGTTATCGGCACCAGGGCCGCAATGTACGCACCAGTCGAAGGGCCGGGGCTCTTCGCCATCGTCGACGACGTGGCCTACCAGAACGCCGACGGCATGATGCCTTACGCCGCCGCCAGGGGAGTGCTGCGGTTGCGCGCCAAAGCCCACGCCGGGGTGTTTGTCGCCTTCTGCAACGCCCGCAGCGCCATCAGCGAGTGGGAGATCAGTGAGGCTGACGGCCGCGCCGAGGGTGTGTGGTCCGCGATTGGTTCGACCAGGAATATGTCGGTCTCACGGGATGGCCGCGATGGATTGACAGGCTCGGGAAAGGCTCACGCAGATACTGCTATCGAGGACTTTTCCGCTGATGATGGACCTATGACGGCTTCCAACGAATTGGCGGCCGGGCAGACATCTGATGCCAGTACTTCGATGGCAGCGGTCGTGGGCGCGGGGGCGTCGGAACCGAATTGCGCTTGGTCGCCTGACGAAAATGATGCGGAGACCGGTACTCAGAAAACGACGGACAGCAACGCAGCGGGGCACGTCGCGGATGTGCGTAATCCTTACGGCGGAGCGGATGAGCCGATTTTGGAGACGGGGGAGACCTACCCGTTGCGTCCGGTAAACAATGCTTCGGTCGCTGGTAATTCCAGTGTCACTAACGATAATCGTGGCCAATCGGCAGATAATGCAGACGACACCGGTACGAACCCCGCGCTCGCCGACCAACGTGAGTTCTCGATCGAACCCGAGTGCCGACCCAAGGTATGCGAGACGCCGGTGAGCGGCTTCAGCGTGCCTGTGCACCCGCTGCCCGCCGTGGTGGGCGAGGAGCGGCCATGGATTCGCTGGCTCAACCGCGACGAGCTGGCCCGTCTGGCCGACCCGAGCATCGGCGCGCGCGTGCCGCATATCGCCGTGCGCATCCTCTCCGAGGCCTTGGAACGCGGCCCGATTCTCTTCTCCATCCCGCAGGACGGCATCGCCGAAGTGCTGAGCTGCGCCCGTTGTCATCGCCAGGCGCGTTGCCCGCGCTGCACCGGTCCGCTCCAGCAGATCCGTGGCGAGGAGGCGCGTTGCCGCTGGTGCGGTGCCCCTGTCGGCGAATGGTCATGTCCGCAATGCCACGGCACACGGATGAGCGTGGTGCGTGTGGGCGCGGCGGGCACGGCCAGCGAGCTTCAGCGCCTCTTCCGCAACATGCCGATGGTGCTCTCCAGCCCGAGCCAGCCTGGCGGCGTCGTCGAGGTGGTGCCGAGCCGTCCGATGATCGTCATCGCCACGCCCGGAGCCGAGCCGAGGGTGCGGGCCGAGGACGGCAGGCCGGGCGAGTACGCGGCCGTCGCGATTCTGGACGCCTGGACGAGTCTTTACGCCCCGGGGGTCGACGCGCGAATCGACGCCTTGACCGCCTGGATGCGCGTGGCCGCCATGTGCGCCAAACGGGCGGACGGCGGGCAGGTGCTGCTCATCGGCGAGACCGACCCGATGATCGCGCGCGCGCTGGTCGACTGGGATTCAAGGATCCTCGCGGCCCGTGAGCTGGACGAGCGCGCGGAGACGGGACTTTCGCCGGTCTACGCCGTTGCCTGCGTCTGGGGCCGGCGTGACGCGGTGACCGCGGCTCTGCGTAATATCGGCGCAATGGACGGGGATTGGGCCACGTTGAAGGTCGACGCCGACGAGCTGCCGGCGGTGCTAGGCCCTGTGCCGATACCCCAGCCGAGGACGATGGACGCCCGCGAGCTGGAGGCCACGCAAGACAGGGTGAAGGCCGTGGTGCGTGTGCCGCAGACCAGGCGCGCGGAACTGGCCCGTCGCCTGCACGTCGAGGTGGCCCGCCACGTCGCCACGCGCACGCCCGGGGAGCTGCGGTTCCAGCTCGATCCGAAGGATCTGACCTAG